In one window of Branchiostoma floridae strain S238N-H82 chromosome 14, Bfl_VNyyK, whole genome shotgun sequence DNA:
- the LOC118430170 gene encoding neuronal acetylcholine receptor subunit alpha-7-like gives MAYFPFDDQICMMEFGSWTYHGLHLNLFNDSYIMDDVALDFGEWDVLESSWHREITYRECCAEPFPTLFLKFHLRRRILYYFINLLLPCIVLLAVNPLVFLLPAGTGERIGFCMTIQLSVVVFLQVVSEHTPQTADSIPLIEQFFTATIFLVGSTVMTNIFLLYIHYKGMLHIPVPGWMRNLVLIHLARLTGMTGTAQTFSKISPMDYVEDLIIENMDTDFDSRPPSMTSGLHKPPTTALERDDFLHQKVDLLYRKLADTTRSIDAKG, from the exons ATGGCGTATTTTCCCTTCGATGACCAGATATGTATGATGGAGTTCGGGTCCTGGACCTACCATGGACTACACTTAAACCTGTTCAACGATTCCTACATAATGGATGATGTAGCGCTGGATTTTGGTGAATGGGACGTTCTGGAATCATCATGGCACCGAGag ATTACATACCGTGAGTGCTGTGCCGAGCCGTTTCCGACACTGTTCCTAAAGTTCCACCTGCGGCGCCGCATACTCTACTACTTCATCAACCTGCTGCTGCCCTGTATCGTGCTCCTGGCGGTGAACCCGCTGGTGTTCCTGTTACCGGCAGGGACAGGCGAGCGGATCGGCTTCTGTATGACCATCCAGCTGTCTGTCGTGGTGTTTCTACAGGTGGTGTCTGAGCACACGCCGCAAACCGCCGACTCAATACCGTTAATCG AGCAATTCTTCACGGCCACGATCTTCCTGGTGGGATCGACGGTGATGACAAACATCTTCCTCCTGTACATCCACTACAAGGGGATGCTGCACATCCCGGTCCCCGGCTGGATGAGGAACCTCGTCCTGATCCATCTGGCTCGCCTCACAGGGATGACCGGAACAGCCCAAACATTCTCCAAAATATCCCCCATGGACTACGTGGAGGACCTCATCATAGAAAACATGGACACTGACTTTGAT TCTCGGCCCCCTTCCATGACGTCAGGTCTACACAAGCCGCCAACCACTGCTTTAGAAAGAGACGACTTTTTACACCAAAAGGTGGATCTTCTGTACCGCAAGCTTGCCGATACAACTCGCTCCATAGACGCCAAA GGCTAA